In Helicobacter mastomyrinus, the sequence GGTTTTGGGTCTATCTCTTGCATAGCTTTTTCATAGAGACATAGCTTTTTATACATTGCCACTCTCTCTACTTTTATGTGCTTCTTATGCGCTCCTACCTCACCCACTGCGAGATTACCACGCATTAGTCTTTTAAAAATGCGATACATTCTCCTAGTGATATATCTTAATATACAAAATGTCCAATACACGATATAGGCTGCCAAAAGCACAACTTCAGGGATTGTAACCACCATAACGCACACACACAAAGTAAGCAAAATAGCACCAGCAACTATAAAGAATCCCATCTCTTCCATTGCCTCATTCCCACTAAGAAGTGCGTAGATAAATATCATTGTTCCTATCGCCCAAGCTACACAGAATGTAAAGGTAATAAGATTTGTAATCTTTTCACCCATTGCAGAGATACCCATAGAATTCCTTTGGTAGTGTATTTTATCATCTACTTGCGTTTTAAAAATCTTATAATGCTAGATTATACCACAAAAGGACTTTTATGCAAACGCAAATTTCTTTAAAGCTTATCCCTGAATTGAGCCAATTAAGTAAAGCTATTGATAAAATCACCAAAGATACAAGCGAGGGCTTAAGCAAAGCCATAAATGCCCCCTTAGACAAACTCAAGGATAAGTTTAAAATAGAATCCAACATAGGCAAGACATTACAAGGACCTAAATTGCCTACTCAAAGCATTAAGGAGATGCAAACGAAATTAAAAGAAGCAATGAGAGTAAAACTAGACTTGGATTTAAGTGCAGCGAATGCAAAAATAGATTCTATGCGTTATCAAATACTTGGCACATACGCTACTTTTAAGGGTATGGTAAGTAAGCCTATTTCAGTGGCTATGGAGTTTGAAAGCTCAATGGCAGATGTGAAAAAGGTAGTAGATTTTGCAAGTAAAGAGGAATTAAAGGGTTTTGAAAAAGAGATTTGGGAACTCACAAAAACAATCCCACTCGCAGCTAAAGATTTAACCGCAATCGTGGCAAGTGGAGGGCAATTAGGATTAGAAAAAAATATACTTATCCCTTTTACTGATGTCGTGGCAAAAATGAGCACTGCCTTTGATATGAATACCAGTGAGGCAGGAGATACCATAGCGGGATTAATGAAAAAAATGGGTATAGGCATTGATGAGGTCAAAGAATTAGGCGATGCTATTAACTATATCGGGGCAAAGAGTGCGGGAAGCCCTAGAGAAGTAGTAGCAATCTTAGGGCGTATAGGTGGTATGGCAAAGACTATCGGTTTAAGTAGCGAACAAACAGCAGGACTTGCAGGAGCATTTGCTAATATGAAGATTCCAGCCGACCAAGCAGGGACTGCTATCAATAAAATGTTAAGCGTATTAGGCAATGCCGATGGTGGCACAGCACGATTTCAGAGTGCATTAGAAAAAATAGGCTTAAGCGGGGAGGAGCTAAAAGAAATAATGAATGATAATCCATTGCAAGGCTTAACTCAAGTGCTAAAATCAATAGGAAATGTAGAGCAAAGTGAAAAAATAGGCATTCTTAAAAATATGTTTGGAGAGGAAGCGGGACCAAAAATAGCACAAATTACAGAAAATATGGGAGAGTTTGATAAGATTTTAGCCCTTGTGGCAAATAAAGAGAATTATTTAGGCTCTATGCAAAAAGAATTTGATGAGGTGAGTAATACCACAGCTAATGCAATACAGCTAATGCAAAATAGCCTCACTCGAATAGCTAATGCAGTGGGAAGTGTATTTTTACCCCCACTTGCAAGTGCTATGAAAAGTATCGCCTCTGTATCAAGCGAAATAGCGATTTGGCTTGAACGATTTCCTGCAATAACAATGGCAATAGGAGCAATAGTTGGCTCTCTTTTTGCCTTAAAAATAGCTTTTATTGCTGTAAAGTCTGCAAGTGCTTTATGGACACTATTCACTTATCCTTTAACAAAATCTCTTATCGCTTTAAGATTTACTACCATAGGTAATACCTTATCCCTTGCACGACATCGCATTGCTCTTATATATTCCACCATAGCTACAAAAGCTTATACTCTAGCTACCTTTGGGGCAAATCTCACCACAAAAGCGTGGGGTATAAGCACTGCATTGTTTGCTAAAGTCTTTAAGGTGAGTATGTGGAGTGTGAAAGGAGCACTCATCTCAACAGGAATAGGGGCTTTGATAGTAGGTATAGGCTTAGCGATAAGCTATGTTTTAGAGAATTGGGAAAGTATCGCACCTAAGCTCGTAGCTGTATGGGAATGGATAAAAGAGGCAATATCCCCAGTCGTGCAATGGTTTGAAGAAGTATTTGGCTTTATTGCCAAAGGTATTGATAAGATTCTAAGCGGCGCAAGGGCAGTTACTGATTTTTTGGGGATTACAGATTCAGAAGATTCTATGTCAAGCATAAATACACAGGGCTTAGTCGATAGCACACTTGCCACGCAAACACAAAATGCCCAAAGCTTCTATAACTCCACACAAAGCAGACAGATTAATGATAACAAAACCATTTATATCACCACAAGTGCTAATGCAAATGATGTGGCAAAGGCAATTACAGATTATAGTTATAGCTATGCAGATTGATAAGACATAATGCTTATAGAAATTTTAGAATATGCGGGGACAGATTGGGGACATAATAAAGTTTAAAGCGTGTATATCGTGGTTTGTTAAGAAAAATATTGAATCCCTTCCTCTCTGCCATAGATTTAACTTTCAAACCTTAAATTATCACTTACTAAGTTTCCATCTTTGCTTATTTTTATTTTTCTATAAGATTAAGGTAAGTACAAGCGCACAAGCATTTTAGGTGAATACTTATTTTCCTCTACAAAAAGAATTTTTTGTTGCTCTCAATTATGGATATTTTGTGGTTTCTCCTTGCATATTCATATCTTATCCAAAAACTTTCCCTTTCCACAGAAAAGTCCCTTTTTTTTCTTTATTATGGAAGTTTTATCTTCTTAATTTTCCCTTCCAGTCTCCCTCATATAAAAGAGAGCCGTAGATTTTGCGGCTTAGGCTTTTCTACCCCCCCCCCCTTTTTTTTTCTTAGCTAAGAGAGGGAAATAGAGAATCTAATCTTCATAAATTTAAGGAGGTGAAAATTCTGTTGTTGAGGGCTTATAGGGTGGAAATTGTTTTGTAAAAAGTATCACTTATATTAATTTATATTATTTTAAAATATAATATAATTCAAAATAATATTCAATAATCTCACTAAAAATGTATAAAATAGTATATAAAATAATATAAATGACAATAAAATGTAAAAAAATTGATTTAAAAAAAAATGATACAATGTTCTTTCCATTCTAAAAAAAAGGAGTAAAAAATGAAGGATTGGTTAAAAATAGGTTTGCTGTTGCTTTGCTGCTTACATACAGCGGCATTAGCTAATGAGGAGGATGAAAAAAGCGAGAGTGGGAATGAAAAATCTCAATGGACAGATTATCAAAAGGCAAAAGAAATCATCAAAAAGCACCAAGAATCCATCAATAAAAAGAGTACAGATGAAAAAACAGGATTTCTTGTGGGTGTAAGTCTTGGAGGAGGATTACCTTATAGCAATAGCACAACAGGAAGTAGCGATAGTATTAGTTCGTTTGCTGCAACTGCAGGGCTTATGGGAGGTTATCAAAAGTTCCTTAGCCCGCAATCAGGATTTCGCGCTTATCTTAATGTGAATTCAGGCAATGGATTTGCTTCAAGTAAGGGTGCTAATGCTGAACTCGCCACACAAACTTTCATCTTAGTTGGTTTAAACATTGATGCTATGGTAGGTATGAGCATTGGAGAAGATAAAACAAGTAGTCTTGGTTTGATCGGTGGGCTTGGATATGCTGTGCTTATGTATAAAGACAATTTTTCTGGACAAGATGGTATAAAAACTGGTCCATTAATTAATGCGGGAGTGTTTTTAAGTGTAGGTAAACATCGCTTTGAAGTCCTTGCCAAAATATTGCCTATAGATTATACTAATGTGCAAACTGATGCAGGTGCTAACACATCTTTCACAAATGTTTTAGGCACATTGGGTTATTCGTATGTATTCTAGCTTAGTTTTTAATTATCGCGCTGTTATATTGCCACGGCGCGTATTCCTCTTCGTGGGGAGTGGGCAATATAAATGATTGTAAGCCCCCCCCCGCTTTTTTACATTATGCTTTAATACTCGTAGTAGGCTTGACCTACACACTATTTATTTCAACTACCCTTGCCGTTGCTAAGGATTTGTTCGATAAAACTTTACTTGATAAAGAAAATAGCAGCTTAGCTACAACAGTGTAGAAAATAAATTCTATACTTTGGATATCTCCATATTGACTTTGCAATGTTTTGTCATTTTTTGCTTTCAAACGCAAAATTTAAATTACATATTGTAATGCTACTTTTTGTATCCTACTTTAGAATCCCTATTTTTAGGTATATAGATGTATTTACAAGCAATAAAAGCCGTAAATCTATAAACAAAAAATTTAAATTACATATTGTATTTATAAATTTTTGGTAAAAATACAAAAAAATTCAAAAAGGAGTTATATGAGTAGCATTTTAGGATTCCCACGTATTGGGAAAAATAGAGAGTTAAAAAAGGCGTTGGAGAGCTTTTGGGGCGGGAAGTGTAGTCAGCAGGAATTAGATTCAGTAGCAAAAACACTCCGTGCTAAGCATTGGGAGCTGCAAAAAGGGCTTGATTATGTGTGTGTAAATGATTTTAGCTTTTATGATAATGTATTGGATTTAGCCTATGCGCTTGGGTGCAAACCAGCGAGATTTAAGCACTTAAGCGGTTTAGAGGGGTATTTTGCGATGGCGCGAGGACATAAAGATGGCGTGGCTTGTGAAATGACAAAATGGTTTAACACAAACTATCATTATGTTGTGCCAGAGCTTAGCATTGATGATGAGTATAAAGCCGATGCGACTAGCATTATCGCGCAATACAAAGAAGCAAAGGCATTGGGCTATAATCCAAAGATTCAGCTCATTGGCGTTTTCACATTTTTTGCTTTGAGTAAGATTATCAAGGGCGAGCCACAAGCGGTATTTAAAAAGTTAAAAAGCGCGTATTTTGACTTAATTGAGCAAATTGCCACGCTTGATTCACAAGTTTTGGTGGAATTTAGTGAGCCTATTTTTGTTAAAGGCTTTAATGCGGGTATCTTTGGCTTGGAGTGTTCTCAAGGGGGAAGTGCGATTGAGTGTATGTATAATAACATCACGCAAAAGGGCATTAAGGCGGTTGTAAGCACATTTTTTGAGCATAGCAACGAGCTAACTGAGATTCTGCTAAAAACCAATATCTATGGCATAGGGCTTGACTTTATCGCAGGAGCAAAGAATATAGAGAGTTTAGAATCTATTGCTAAAAGCGATAAGGTGCTGTATGCGGGGGTGATTGATGGGCGCAATATTTGGGTGGCAGATTTAGAATCTAAACTTGCCCTTTTAGATTCTATAAGCCGCATTGTCCCTAAGGAGCGTATCGTGGTGAGTGCGTCTTGCTCACTCTTACATGTGCCTTTTAGCAAAGAG encodes:
- a CDS encoding phage tail tape measure protein; its protein translation is MQTQISLKLIPELSQLSKAIDKITKDTSEGLSKAINAPLDKLKDKFKIESNIGKTLQGPKLPTQSIKEMQTKLKEAMRVKLDLDLSAANAKIDSMRYQILGTYATFKGMVSKPISVAMEFESSMADVKKVVDFASKEELKGFEKEIWELTKTIPLAAKDLTAIVASGGQLGLEKNILIPFTDVVAKMSTAFDMNTSEAGDTIAGLMKKMGIGIDEVKELGDAINYIGAKSAGSPREVVAILGRIGGMAKTIGLSSEQTAGLAGAFANMKIPADQAGTAINKMLSVLGNADGGTARFQSALEKIGLSGEELKEIMNDNPLQGLTQVLKSIGNVEQSEKIGILKNMFGEEAGPKIAQITENMGEFDKILALVANKENYLGSMQKEFDEVSNTTANAIQLMQNSLTRIANAVGSVFLPPLASAMKSIASVSSEIAIWLERFPAITMAIGAIVGSLFALKIAFIAVKSASALWTLFTYPLTKSLIALRFTTIGNTLSLARHRIALIYSTIATKAYTLATFGANLTTKAWGISTALFAKVFKVSMWSVKGALISTGIGALIVGIGLAISYVLENWESIAPKLVAVWEWIKEAISPVVQWFEEVFGFIAKGIDKILSGARAVTDFLGITDSEDSMSSINTQGLVDSTLATQTQNAQSFYNSTQSRQINDNKTIYITTSANANDVAKAITDYSYSYAD